A part of Nitrospirae bacterium CG2_30_53_67 genomic DNA contains:
- a CDS encoding carbon storage regulator produces MLVLTRKLGEEIFIDDEIRIVIKEIKGRQVRIGIEARSSVSVHRGEIHHRIEEENREAALIDLEAADKAAASLKRLIQETG; encoded by the coding sequence ATGCTGGTACTCACCCGGAAACTGGGAGAAGAGATTTTTATTGACGACGAGATCCGCATCGTGATCAAGGAGATCAAGGGGAGGCAGGTGCGGATCGGTATTGAGGCGCGTTCCTCGGTCTCGGTCCATCGGGGTGAAATCCACCACCGGATAGAAGAGGAGAACAGGGAGGCTGCTCTCATAGACCTCGAAGCGGCCGATAAAGCCGCGGCCTCACTGAAACGGTTGATTCAAGAGACCGGGTGA
- a CDS encoding flagellar biosynthesis anti-sigma factor FlgM yields MRRSSSGKIDSQDPRNKSDQKKAGCHPGKNNDVNAQDTSAPLKKGPLHISGKSEEVERVCEIVRKTPDIRAKKVESIKRAIHAGTYIVSCEKVAAKILEEIRKEIVGL; encoded by the coding sequence ATGAGGAGATCCTCTTCAGGTAAAATAGACAGCCAGGATCCACGAAACAAAAGTGATCAAAAAAAGGCCGGCTGCCATCCTGGGAAAAATAATGATGTAAACGCCCAAGACACTTCAGCCCCATTAAAAAAAGGTCCGCTTCATATTTCAGGCAAGAGCGAAGAGGTGGAAAGGGTCTGTGAAATCGTCAGGAAGACCCCGGATATCCGTGCAAAAAAGGTTGAGTCCATCAAACGCGCCATCCATGCAGGGACTTATATCGTATCCTGTGAGAAAGTGGCTGCAAAAATTCTTGAGGAAATCCGGAAAGAGATCGTCGGGTTATGA